GCCGGGGTTGAGCTCCTCCAGCACAGGCATCACCTCGTGGCGGATTCGATTGCGGGCGAAATCCGGGGATTGGTTGCCCGGGTCATTCCAAATGGGCAGCTGCAGATCGCTGCAAATTTGGGCTGTTTCTTTGCGTCTGAAACCCAAGAGTGGCCGACGCAGCTGGGGTCCTTCCGGAGCATGGGCTTGAAGCGGTCGCACCGCGCGCAGGCTGCCGAGACCGGCCAAATCACTGCCTCGGCTCATTTGCATCAGCAAGGTTTCCGCTCGATCGCTGGCGGTGTGTCCGGTCACCGCATCAGCTCGGTGGGTGTGGGTCAACTGAGTGAGGCAGCGGTAGCGCCAGCTGCGTGCATCCGCTTCCGTTTGGGGTACATCTTCTGGGGCCGTATCGATCTGCAATGGGAGGGTCTGGCCGTCACACCACTGATTCAGCTCTGAGGCGATTTGGCTGGAGTGTGGATGCCAATGGTGGTCGCCATGCCACAGCACCAACCTCCACTGATGCACGGGCATTAGATCCCGCAGCAGGCCCAATAACGCCATCGAATCTTGGCCACCCGATACCGCTACCACCAGTGTTTTGCCCTGGGGGAGCAGGTCTGGGGTGGTGAGCAGCTGCTGGTGCAGCCGGTGATGCCAGGGAGTCCAGGACAACGATTGAAGGTGACTTTCCTCCACGGTGTGAGAATTAGGGCATCGCTGTCCAGTCCCATGTCCCGTCTTCAGCAACTGCCCGTCGCTCTACAGCGCAGCCTCGAGCAGCGATCGACCCTCAAGGTGATCGCCGGCCTGATGAATTTTGATCCCGCCAGCGTCGGTCGTGTCGCTCGTGCCGCAGGCCACGGCGGGGCCGACCTCATCGATGTGGCTTGTGATCCTGCCTTGGTTGCCCTGGCCATCGAGGCGTCCGGTGGCGTGCCGGTTTGTGTGTCATCGGTGGAGCCTGAGCTTTTCCCCGCAGCGGTTGCAGCTGGAGCCGCAATGGTGGAGATCGGTAATTTCGATGCGTTTTATCCCGAGGGCCGCATCTTTGGTGCAGCTGAGGTGATCGAACTCACTCGCCGCACCCGTTCCCTCCTCCCCGAGGTGGTTCTGAGTGTCACCGTGCCTCACGTGTTGCCGATGGACCAGCAAGAGCAGCTGGCGATTGATTTGGTGGCGGCTGGTGCGGAT
The DNA window shown above is from Synechococcus sp. CC9902 and carries:
- the tilS gene encoding tRNA lysidine(34) synthetase TilS → MEESHLQSLSWTPWHHRLHQQLLTTPDLLPQGKTLVVAVSGGQDSMALLGLLRDLMPVHQWRLVLWHGDHHWHPHSSQIASELNQWCDGQTLPLQIDTAPEDVPQTEADARSWRYRCLTQLTHTHRADAVTGHTASDRAETLLMQMSRGSDLAGLGSLRAVRPLQAHAPEGPQLRRPLLGFRRKETAQICSDLQLPIWNDPGNQSPDFARNRIRHEVMPVLEELNPGCSRRLADFAERMSQLRDTQHNLAALALTTLQNKAGLDRKALGRLPQPTRRQLLAQWLNQQGVPGLDAPTLEQLGHRLRQAAPAGEAHLPQGWIVSWQGSDLILQPPAAER
- a CDS encoding DUF561 domain-containing protein, yielding MSRLQQLPVALQRSLEQRSTLKVIAGLMNFDPASVGRVARAAGHGGADLIDVACDPALVALAIEASGGVPVCVSSVEPELFPAAVAAGAAMVEIGNFDAFYPEGRIFGAAEVIELTRRTRSLLPEVVLSVTVPHVLPMDQQEQLAIDLVAAGADLIQTEGGTSAKPFSAGSLGLIEKAAPTLAAAHSISRVSTVPVLCASGLSAITVPMAIAAGAAGVGVGSAVNRLNDELAMVAVVRGLREALRSSVRVSV